A part of Ptychodera flava strain L36383 chromosome 11, AS_Pfla_20210202, whole genome shotgun sequence genomic DNA contains:
- the LOC139143291 gene encoding LOW QUALITY PROTEIN: dnaJ homolog subfamily B member 11-like (The sequence of the model RefSeq protein was modified relative to this genomic sequence to represent the inferred CDS: inserted 1 base in 1 codon), whose product MASPVTIWLLVLHLSLAVLAGRDFYKILGVPRDASTKQIKKAYRKLAMELHPDKNPDDPEAQEKFQDLGAAYEVLSDADKRKTYDRHGEEGLKEGGMGHGDPFSSFFGDFGFGGFHFGSSGGRNQDIPRGADVEMDLPVTLEEMYTGDFVEVVRYKPVPKTTAGFRKCNCHQEMQTVQLGPGRFQMSPRDVCDECPNVKLVNEEKLLEIEIEPGMRDGHVYPFLLTGEPHIDGEXGDLRFTIVQEKHPRFERRGDDLYTNVTISLRDALVGFEMDIQHLDGHKVHIQRDKVTWPGARIRKKNEGMPNYENNNMKGTLYITFDVDFPKVQFSEEDKEGLIKLLKQEPEHKVYNGLQGY is encoded by the exons ATGGCGTCGCCGGTAACGATCTGGCTGCTCGTTCTTCATCTGTCTCTAGCTGTTTTGGCTGG GAGAGACTTTTACAAAATCCTCGGTGTTCCGCGAGATGCATCAACAAAACAGATAAAGAAGGCTTACAGAAAGCTTGCCATGGAATTACATCCGGACAAAAACCCAGACGATCCAGAGGCACAAGAAAAATTCCAAGACCTTGGAGCAGCCTATGAG GTGTTGTCAGATGCTGACAAAAGGAAAACTTATGACAGGCATGGAGAAGAAGGTCTTAAAGAAGGCGGAATGGGTCATGGTGATCCGTTCTCGAGTTTTTTCGGAGACTTTGGGTTTGGTGGATTTCATTTTGGTTCTTCAGGCGGGCGCAACCAAGACATTCCTCGTGGTGCTGATGTTGAGATGGACTTACCTGTCACATTAGAAGAGATGTATACTGGTGATTTTGTGGAG GTTGTCCGTTACAAACCTGTTCCCAAGACGACAGCTGGTTTCAGGAAGTGTAATTGTCATCAAGAAATGCAAACTGTACAACTTGGACCAGGAAGATTTCAAATGTCACCCAGAGATGTTTGTGATGAATGTCCAAATGTAAA ATTAGTAAATGAAGAAAAGTTACTAGAAATAGAAATTGAACCAGGCATGAGAGATGGCCATGTTTATC CATTTCTGTTGACAGGAGAGCCACATATAGATGGTG CTGGGGATCTTAGATTTACAATAGTTCAAGAAAA ACATCCAAGGTTTGAAAGGAGAGGGGATGACTTGTACACCAATGTTACAATCTCATTAAGAGACGCTTTAGTTGGATTTGAAATGGATATACAACATTTAGATGGCCACAAG GTGCACATACAGAGAGACAAAGTCACATGGCCCGGTGCTAGAATACGCAAGAAGAACGAAGGCATgccaaattatgaaaacaacaatatGAAAGGCACGCTTTATATAACATTTGATGTGGATTTCCCAAAAGTTCAATTTAGCGAAGAAGACAAAGAAG GCCTCATCAAACTGTTAAAACAGGAGCCAGAACACAAAGTTTATAACGGACTTCAGGGATATTAA